The Fusobacterium sp. SYSU M8D902 genome includes a region encoding these proteins:
- a CDS encoding polysaccharide biosynthesis protein, whose amino-acid sequence MKLQIIYSVLLFVLYQTIFSFSDFSMNTAAYGLFFILLLFYYLTDNLQFTRKPKYHSIFVNTLIFVIFLFFYKNIEIFTIFLVFSIFQMLIYRVFKKISFRKDERYTPQIINKRNSVKFLIDSGSIVLGMVLSFMLKYDFEWYERIKKEYIITYLGVFLIGYIYKRMSEKSWSYTNILDVLNLLVLNGITGAVFTIFMYINKDHSYPVSTLIITLILSVSFQLLGRYFFRLKRYYRNHHKMIGDTKRTLIYGAGEAGVVLAREFMTNPKFPYEIIGFIDDDSKKIGTEIYNIRVLGNKDSLELIIKNERIEELLLALPSVQSKEIREIVEKVQEIGDVNIKTVPSISEILDSKSLATQLRNIRIEDLLGRDEIVINDGSIRGLIEGRGIFVTGGAGSIGSELARQIAKFNPKQLVAIDVNENDLYFLELELKRRYPNLDFVSEICNIREKEKLEFLFDKYRPNVVFHAAAHKHVPLMEHNPEEAIKNNIFGTKKVAECADKYGVERMVLISTDKAVNPTNLMGASKRACELVIEHMNAIAKNTKFMAVRFGNVLGSNGSVIPIFKKLLEEGKNLTLTHKDITRYFMTIPEAAQLVIEAGAIGNGGEIFILDMGKPVKIYDLAKTMIKLSNADVGIDIIGLRPGEKLYEELLYDVNSAIKTENKKIFITKIEDGNSVEITEFFEKLEECTHNPSIEHIKEVMKELVVSYKEVKYN is encoded by the coding sequence ATGAAACTACAAATAATTTATTCAGTTTTGTTGTTTGTACTCTATCAAACTATATTTTCATTTAGTGATTTCAGTATGAATACAGCAGCATATGGTCTATTCTTTATTCTATTGCTATTCTATTACTTAACTGATAATTTACAATTTACAAGAAAGCCAAAATATCACTCTATTTTTGTAAATACATTAATATTTGTAATATTTCTATTCTTCTACAAGAATATAGAGATATTTACAATCTTTTTAGTATTTTCAATTTTTCAGATGTTGATATATAGAGTATTTAAGAAAATATCATTTAGAAAAGATGAGAGATATACTCCTCAAATTATAAATAAAAGAAACAGTGTTAAGTTTTTAATAGATAGTGGAAGTATAGTCTTAGGAATGGTTTTGTCTTTTATGTTGAAGTATGACTTTGAATGGTATGAGAGAATAAAAAAAGAGTATATTATTACCTATCTTGGAGTGTTTTTGATTGGATATATATATAAGAGAATGAGTGAGAAAAGCTGGAGCTATACCAATATCTTAGATGTTTTAAATCTTTTGGTATTAAATGGGATAACTGGAGCTGTTTTCACTATTTTTATGTATATAAATAAGGATCATTCTTATCCAGTTTCAACATTGATAATAACTCTTATTCTATCTGTGTCTTTCCAACTATTAGGAAGATATTTCTTCCGTTTGAAGAGATACTATAGAAATCATCATAAGATGATAGGAGATACTAAGAGAACTTTGATATATGGTGCTGGAGAAGCTGGAGTAGTACTAGCTAGAGAGTTTATGACAAATCCTAAGTTTCCATATGAGATAATCGGATTTATTGATGATGATAGTAAAAAGATTGGAACAGAGATATATAACATTAGAGTATTGGGAAATAAAGATTCTCTAGAGTTGATAATAAAGAATGAAAGAATAGAGGAACTTTTGTTAGCTCTGCCTTCAGTACAGAGTAAGGAGATAAGAGAGATAGTAGAGAAAGTCCAAGAGATTGGAGATGTAAATATTAAAACAGTACCAAGTATATCTGAAATATTAGATAGTAAATCTCTTGCTACTCAACTTAGAAATATAAGGATAGAGGATCTATTGGGAAGAGATGAGATAGTAATTAATGATGGAAGCATTAGAGGACTGATCGAAGGTAGAGGAATATTTGTAACTGGTGGAGCTGGAAGTATAGGATCAGAACTAGCAAGACAGATAGCAAAATTTAATCCTAAGCAACTTGTAGCTATAGATGTTAATGAAAATGATCTGTATTTCTTAGAGTTAGAGCTAAAGAGAAGATATCCTAACTTAGATTTTGTATCAGAGATATGTAATATTAGAGAGAAAGAGAAGTTGGAATTCCTATTTGATAAGTATAGACCAAATGTTGTATTTCATGCAGCTGCTCATAAACATGTACCTCTTATGGAGCATAACCCAGAGGAAGCTATAAAGAATAATATATTTGGAACTAAGAAAGTGGCAGAGTGTGCAGATAAGTATGGAGTAGAAAGAATGGTACTTATCTCTACAGATAAGGCTGTAAATCCTACTAACCTAATGGGAGCAAGTAAAAGAGCTTGTGAACTTGTAATAGAACATATGAATGCTATTGCTAAGAATACTAAGTTTATGGCAGTAAGATTTGGAAATGTATTGGGAAGTAATGGTTCAGTAATTCCAATATTTAAGAAACTATTAGAGGAAGGAAAGAACCTAACACTTACTCATAAAGATATAACTAGATATTTTATGACTATACCTGAAGCAGCACAACTTGTAATTGAAGCTGGTGCAATAGGTAATGGTGGAGAGATATTTATACTAGATATGGGAAAACCTGTAAAAATATATGACCTAGCTAAGACAATGATAAAACTATCTAATGCTGATGTAGGAATAGATATAATTGGACTTAGACCAGGGGAGAAACTATATGAAGAGCTACTATATGATGTAAATTCTGCAATTAAAACAGAGAATAAGAAGATATTTATAACTAAGATAGAGGATGGAAATAGTGTGGAGATTACAGAATTCTTTGAAAAATTAGAAGAGTGTACTCATAACCCAAGCATAGAGCATATAAAAGAGGTAATGAAAGAGTTGGTAGTGTCATATAAGGAAGTAAAATATAACTAG
- a CDS encoding patatin-like phospholipase family protein — MKRSGLRIGLALSGGGMRAIIFHLGVIKYLAEKKLLEKIEYISTVSGGSISVAFMYTNNNMRWPTSEEYLVRVLPSIRKILIKEDIERRLILRSVIDILHIFDSKSKKLAKTMKLFWRIDGKLGELAQSPVWDINAVTYESGKRFFFSQERCGDDQLGYFYGDDVNIADAVSASSGFPILIGMYELKRERYEWYDRYGEKRVEPSRGKLHLWDGGIYDNLGLEPIFENILREKRELNYYIVSDAGAGNRGFVNYGKSIFTRTKAIKRLLDISMEQVDNLNSKFYREYIEKEGAGVYIRIGRSCDRKSRNNLSERECKWAENYPTNLRKPSEEDFDRLLQHGYESAMRV; from the coding sequence ATGAAAAGGAGTGGACTTAGGATAGGCTTGGCACTATCAGGTGGTGGAATGAGGGCTATAATATTTCATTTAGGAGTGATAAAGTATCTAGCAGAGAAAAAACTATTGGAGAAGATAGAGTATATCTCAACAGTTTCAGGTGGGAGTATATCTGTAGCTTTTATGTATACGAACAATAATATGAGATGGCCAACAAGTGAGGAGTACCTTGTGAGAGTGCTACCAAGTATAAGGAAGATATTGATAAAAGAGGATATAGAGAGAAGGTTGATATTGAGAAGTGTCATAGATATTCTACATATATTTGATAGTAAATCTAAAAAACTTGCTAAGACAATGAAGCTCTTCTGGAGAATAGATGGTAAGTTAGGAGAGTTAGCTCAATCTCCAGTGTGGGATATAAATGCAGTAACCTATGAGAGTGGAAAGAGATTTTTCTTTTCTCAAGAGAGATGTGGTGATGATCAGTTGGGATATTTCTACGGTGATGATGTAAATATAGCTGATGCTGTTTCAGCTTCATCAGGATTTCCAATCTTGATAGGAATGTATGAACTGAAAAGAGAGAGATATGAGTGGTATGATAGATATGGAGAGAAGAGAGTAGAGCCAAGTAGAGGAAAACTACATCTATGGGATGGAGGTATCTATGATAATCTGGGATTGGAACCGATATTTGAAAATATATTGAGGGAGAAAAGAGAGTTGAATTATTATATAGTAAGTGATGCAGGTGCAGGGAATAGAGGATTTGTAAACTATGGAAAGAGTATATTTACAAGGACAAAGGCTATTAAAAGATTGCTGGATATCTCAATGGAACAGGTGGATAACCTCAACTCTAAATTCTATAGAGAGTATATAGAGAAAGAGGGAGCAGGTGTATATATAAGGATAGGAAGAAGCTGTGATAGAAAGAGTAGAAATAACTTGAGTGAAAGAGAGTGCAAGTGGGCAGAAAACTATCCAACAAATTTGAGAAAACCAAGTGAAGAGGATTTTGATAGATTGTTACAACATGGTTATGAAAGTGCTATGAGAGTATAG
- a CDS encoding type II toxin-antitoxin system RelE/ParE family toxin, whose product MIKITENISLEVTKVADKFFSKHRKVYEKFIENIKNYYYFSNQNIDIKAMKSYKDLYRMRINDYRVIYKLVNGEIKVVSVIAVGSRGQIYNNF is encoded by the coding sequence ATGATAAAGATTACAGAAAATATTTCTTTGGAAGTGACTAAAGTTGCAGATAAATTTTTTTCTAAACATAGAAAAGTTTATGAAAAATTTATTGAAAATATTAAAAATTATTATTATTTTAGCAATCAAAATATTGATATAAAAGCTATGAAGTCTTATAAAGATCTTTACAGAATGAGAATAAATGATTATAGAGTTATTTATAAGCTAGTTAATGGAGAAATAAAAGTAGTTAGTGTTATAGCAGTTGGCTCAAGAGGACAAATATATAATAATTTCTGA
- a CDS encoding ACT domain-containing protein produces MVGKYLIVDKSIVPEYFEKVIEVRNLLRDGKYQNVSEAVKVVGISRSTYYKYKDYVFLPSDGNVGRKALISIMVEDKKGALSEILNFLYSMECNIITINQNIPINDVASVIISLDISDIKLAIEDILIKLKDVKYVVASRLIALE; encoded by the coding sequence ATGGTAGGAAAATATTTAATAGTTGATAAAAGCATAGTTCCAGAGTATTTTGAGAAAGTAATAGAGGTAAGAAATCTATTGAGAGATGGAAAGTATCAGAATGTGAGTGAGGCTGTAAAAGTAGTTGGTATAAGTAGAAGTACTTACTATAAATATAAAGATTATGTGTTTTTACCTTCAGATGGGAATGTGGGAAGAAAGGCTTTGATCTCAATTATGGTTGAGGATAAAAAGGGAGCTTTGTCAGAGATATTGAATTTCCTATACTCTATGGAGTGTAATATCATAACTATCAACCAGAATATACCTATCAATGATGTAGCTTCTGTGATAATATCATTGGATATTTCAGATATAAAACTAGCTATTGAAGATATTTTAATAAAATTAAAAGATGTTAAGTATGTAGTAGCTTCAAGATTAATAGCTTTGGAATAA
- the sstT gene encoding serine/threonine transporter SstT, with protein MKEIYNKWIEISLIKRVIVGILLGILLVTVAPDKASGIAILGDIFVGALKAIAPVLVFFLVVAAVIQHKEGQKSNMKSIVSLYLLGTLLASIVAVVASFLFPVELILQAGESAIAPPENIYGVLRSLLMNLVDNPLNAILRGNYIGILFWSILFGIFLKSGKDSTKQAIVDISEAILKVVKTVIEFAPFGIMGLIFNSMRTNGFSSLLIYGKLILLLLGAMAFVTFIVNPVIAWVMIRQNPFPLIMKCLKYSGMTAFFTRSSAANIPVNMSLCEELGLDKDVYSVSIPLGATINMGGAAITISIFALSAAHTLGIQIDIFSAILLSILSAISACGASGVAGGSLLLIPLACSLFGIPNEIAMQVVGVGFIIGVIQDSCETALNSSTDVLFTSLAEYYNWRKTGRAILI; from the coding sequence ATGAAAGAAATTTATAATAAATGGATAGAGATAAGTTTGATTAAGAGGGTTATAGTGGGTATATTATTAGGTATACTTCTAGTTACTGTAGCACCTGACAAGGCTAGTGGTATAGCTATCTTAGGAGATATATTTGTGGGAGCATTGAAGGCTATTGCTCCTGTGCTGGTTTTTTTCTTAGTTGTAGCTGCTGTAATTCAGCATAAAGAGGGACAGAAGAGTAATATGAAATCTATAGTTTCTCTATATCTACTTGGAACACTTTTAGCTTCTATAGTTGCTGTAGTTGCCAGTTTCTTATTTCCAGTAGAGCTTATATTACAAGCTGGTGAGAGTGCTATTGCACCTCCTGAAAATATATATGGAGTTTTAAGATCACTTTTAATGAATCTTGTAGATAATCCTCTAAATGCTATTTTGAGAGGAAATTACATAGGAATACTATTCTGGAGTATACTCTTTGGAATATTTTTGAAGAGTGGAAAAGATAGTACAAAACAGGCTATTGTGGATATATCTGAAGCTATTCTAAAAGTTGTAAAAACTGTGATTGAGTTTGCTCCATTTGGTATAATGGGTCTTATATTTAACTCTATGCGTACTAATGGATTTTCTAGTCTATTAATATATGGTAAATTGATACTTCTACTATTGGGAGCTATGGCTTTTGTAACTTTTATAGTAAATCCTGTTATAGCTTGGGTTATGATTAGACAAAATCCCTTCCCTTTAATAATGAAGTGTTTGAAATATAGTGGAATGACTGCTTTTTTCACTAGAAGCTCTGCTGCAAACATTCCTGTTAATATGAGTCTTTGTGAAGAGCTTGGATTGGATAAAGATGTTTACTCTGTATCTATTCCACTTGGTGCTACTATCAATATGGGTGGAGCTGCTATTACAATCTCTATATTCGCCCTAAGTGCTGCACATACTTTGGGTATACAGATAGATATATTCTCAGCTATACTTTTAAGTATATTGTCTGCAATCAGTGCCTGTGGTGCTTCTGGAGTAGCTGGTGGATCTTTACTACTTATCCCTCTAGCTTGTAGCTTATTTGGAATCCCAAATGAAATAGCTATGCAGGTAGTTGGAGTTGGTTTTATTATTGGTGTTATACAAGATTCTTGTGAAACAGCTCTCAACTCATCTACTGATGTATTATTCACAAGTTTAGCTGAATACTACAACTGGAGAAAAACAGGAAGAGCAATCCTTATATAG
- a CDS encoding DUF2442 domain-containing protein, with the protein MKYPKIKEVEVFEDYILKVIFNNDEVKIYDFKPNFKYEDFSILKDYSIFKNVKVDTGGYGISWNDDCDLSEYELYTKGV; encoded by the coding sequence ATGAAATATCCAAAAATAAAGGAAGTAGAAGTATTTGAAGACTATATATTAAAAGTTATTTTTAATAATGATGAAGTTAAAATATATGATTTCAAACCTAATTTTAAATATGAAGATTTTTCAATATTAAAAGACTATTCTATTTTTAAAAATGTAAAAGTAGATACAGGTGGATATGGAATATCTTGGAATGATGATTGTGACTTGAGTGAATATGAATTATACACAAAAGGAGTATGA
- a CDS encoding LemA family protein, whose amino-acid sequence MANMLNEMDEEIREQGRDVNVIAKQIQVEKDSSIQVLIWVLYLLGLGLIVFGVMSKIYYAIPVGIIIPVIVYSNLKKQESYFNQLEQRVQQSASQIDNYLEQRVVVLQNTAKLVEKAIDLDKSVFADIAKFRSGNIKDMDRNEVQGQLDRAYKGLNIAVENYPDLKSHGELRDAMQQNIYLQREITAAREVYNDNIGVWNREIFEWPFKKYVAANKGYTTRVPFIASQEVKQKAREVFF is encoded by the coding sequence ATGGCTAATATGTTAAATGAAATGGATGAAGAGATTAGAGAGCAGGGTAGAGATGTCAATGTTATAGCTAAGCAGATACAAGTGGAAAAAGATTCAAGTATTCAGGTATTGATCTGGGTATTGTATCTATTAGGATTGGGATTGATAGTATTCGGTGTTATGTCAAAAATATACTATGCTATTCCTGTTGGAATAATAATTCCAGTAATTGTATATAGTAACTTAAAGAAACAGGAGTCATACTTTAATCAGTTGGAGCAAAGAGTGCAACAGAGTGCTTCTCAAATTGATAACTATTTGGAGCAAAGAGTTGTAGTATTACAAAATACTGCTAAATTAGTTGAAAAAGCAATTGATTTAGATAAGAGTGTATTTGCAGATATAGCTAAATTTAGAAGTGGAAATATAAAAGATATGGATAGAAATGAGGTTCAAGGACAGTTGGATAGAGCATACAAGGGGCTAAATATAGCTGTTGAAAACTATCCAGATCTTAAGAGTCATGGAGAGTTAAGAGATGCAATGCAACAAAATATCTATCTTCAAAGAGAGATCACTGCTGCTAGAGAAGTATACAATGATAATATAGGAGTTTGGAATAGAGAGATATTTGAGTGGCCATTTAAAAAGTATGTGGCTGCCAATAAAGGTTACACTACAAGAGTTCCATTTATTGCTTCTCAAGAGGTAAAACAAAAAGCTAGAGAGGTTTTCTTTTAA
- a CDS encoding MAG1210 family protein — protein sequence MDFVDEQEKLLEPVKYYKDELAGKYLERITSVFENLLNRSNIDVEANRKSVKEYNGNLDAKSKNESKLKWLSRLSMVIGIGIAYLILSEFINVQHLRDLMAKKESIKEIGIRTTWMGLLLITLLYINLKYIRDKKRSLNDTIVHLATILKEKKEECYSQVEPLLNLFDDNMSNDVITELIPTLTLDKDFKLDRYANLVTNFGMPAKLNDNLSVTDIISGEILGNPFIISKKVRNRVVDQEYTGSLTVSWTEYYTENGERKSRTVTETLVASIIRPKQIFESTINLIYGNDAAEHLTFTREPQFIHKLKPRKLEKYSKKLQKDVKKMSEKAIQKGTGFLEMGNLEFDALFGAFDRDNEVEFRVLFTPIAQRNMVELLKDTDFGDDFSYYKINKLNNVSNDRDWPLNIERSYYRDFSYDRISEKFFDINKKYFSNFYRLFLPILTIPIYHQHKSQDYIYGNEFNYNYNPYTSEMMANLLGDRVFAHPETTTQSILKTNTIGTKDDVDLVQVVANSYKEVTRTEYIPKYAGDGKRYYVPVDWIDYVPLTATGKMELKRINMREKEFEDSIDNGFIESTENKRFAYKNNIFAIFNDTDEVKCDKILKRIIKG from the coding sequence ATGGACTTTGTAGACGAGCAAGAAAAACTATTAGAACCAGTAAAATACTATAAGGATGAGTTGGCTGGAAAGTATCTAGAGAGGATCACTTCAGTTTTTGAGAATCTGTTGAATAGATCCAATATAGATGTTGAGGCAAACAGGAAATCTGTAAAAGAGTACAATGGAAATTTAGATGCTAAGAGTAAGAATGAGAGTAAGCTAAAATGGTTGAGTAGGCTCTCAATGGTCATAGGGATAGGAATAGCTTATCTGATTTTGTCAGAGTTCATTAATGTCCAGCATTTGAGAGATCTTATGGCTAAAAAAGAGAGTATAAAGGAGATAGGAATAAGAACTACTTGGATGGGTCTACTTTTAATAACTCTCCTATACATAAATCTAAAATATATTAGAGATAAGAAGAGAAGTTTGAATGATACAATAGTGCATTTAGCAACTATACTAAAAGAGAAAAAAGAGGAGTGTTATTCACAGGTTGAACCACTACTCAATCTATTTGATGACAATATGTCAAATGATGTAATCACAGAGCTAATACCCACTTTGACATTAGACAAAGATTTTAAGTTGGATAGATATGCCAACCTTGTGACTAACTTTGGAATGCCAGCAAAATTAAATGATAATCTTTCAGTTACAGATATAATCTCAGGAGAGATCTTGGGAAATCCCTTTATAATCAGTAAAAAAGTTCGTAATAGGGTTGTAGATCAAGAGTATACAGGATCTTTAACTGTATCTTGGACTGAATACTATACAGAGAATGGTGAGAGAAAGTCAAGAACAGTGACAGAGACACTGGTAGCAAGTATAATTAGACCTAAACAGATATTTGAGAGTACGATCAACTTGATCTATGGGAATGATGCTGCTGAACATCTAACTTTTACTAGAGAACCACAGTTCATTCATAAGTTAAAACCTAGAAAATTGGAAAAATACTCTAAAAAGCTTCAGAAAGATGTTAAAAAGATGAGTGAGAAGGCTATACAGAAGGGAACAGGCTTCTTAGAGATGGGAAACTTAGAATTTGATGCTCTGTTTGGTGCTTTTGATAGAGATAATGAGGTGGAATTCAGAGTACTGTTCACCCCAATAGCTCAAAGAAATATGGTTGAATTACTTAAGGATACAGATTTTGGAGATGACTTTAGCTACTACAAGATCAACAAATTGAACAATGTTTCTAATGATAGAGATTGGCCTCTGAATATAGAGAGATCTTACTATAGAGATTTCTCATATGATAGAATATCAGAGAAGTTTTTTGATATAAACAAAAAATATTTCAGTAACTTCTATAGATTATTCCTACCTATATTGACAATACCTATATATCATCAGCATAAATCACAGGACTATATCTATGGAAATGAGTTTAACTACAACTATAACCCATATACTTCAGAGATGATGGCGAACTTACTTGGAGATAGGGTATTTGCTCATCCAGAGACTACTACACAATCAATTTTGAAAACTAATACAATTGGAACAAAAGATGATGTAGACCTAGTACAGGTTGTAGCCAATTCATATAAAGAGGTAACAAGAACAGAGTATATCCCTAAATATGCTGGAGATGGAAAGAGATACTATGTACCAGTGGATTGGATAGATTATGTACCTCTAACTGCTACAGGTAAGATGGAATTAAAGAGAATAAATATGAGAGAGAAAGAGTTTGAGGACTCAATTGATAATGGCTTTATAGAATCTACTGAAAATAAGAGATTTGCATATAAGAACAATATTTTTGCAATATTTAATGATACAGATGAAGTGAAATGTGATAAAATATTGAAAAGAATTATAAAGGGGTAA
- a CDS encoding dicarboxylate/amino acid:cation symporter, which produces MAKMKDSLIVKLILGVIVGLVIGLYCNESVIGVIQSIKFVLGQLINFTVPLIILGFIAPAITKMKSNASKMLGVMLLLAYFSSVGAALFSMIAGYTLIPKLNIVSTVEGLKELPEMIFKVEIPPVFSVMSALVLALFLGLAVVWTKSENFERLLDEFNNIMLKLVYAIIIPILPFFIASTFATLAYEGGITKQLPVFLKVVIIVLIGHFIWLTLLYSVAGAVSGKNPFSLLKHYGPAYLTAVGTMSSAATLPVALSCAKKSKVLDDDIANFAIPLGSTVHLCGSVLTEIFFVMTVSQVLYGQLPAMGTMILFIVLLGIFAVGAPGVPGGTVMASLGIIISVLGFDDSGVALMLTIFALQDSFGTACNVVGDGALALILNGIFKKELAQNK; this is translated from the coding sequence ATGGCTAAAATGAAAGATAGCTTAATTGTTAAGCTAATTTTAGGGGTTATAGTAGGGCTTGTTATAGGGTTATACTGTAACGAATCTGTAATTGGAGTAATCCAATCTATTAAATTTGTACTTGGACAGTTAATTAACTTTACTGTACCATTAATCATTTTAGGATTTATAGCACCAGCTATTACTAAAATGAAATCTAATGCTAGTAAGATGCTAGGGGTAATGTTACTATTAGCTTACTTCTCATCTGTAGGAGCAGCATTGTTCTCTATGATTGCTGGATACACTTTAATTCCAAAATTAAATATAGTTTCAACTGTTGAGGGATTAAAAGAGTTACCAGAGATGATCTTTAAAGTTGAGATACCACCTGTATTCTCAGTTATGTCAGCACTAGTATTAGCACTATTCTTAGGACTTGCAGTTGTTTGGACAAAATCAGAGAATTTTGAGAGATTATTAGATGAGTTTAACAACATAATGTTAAAACTTGTTTATGCTATCATCATTCCTATACTACCTTTCTTCATAGCTTCTACATTTGCAACATTAGCTTATGAGGGTGGAATAACTAAGCAATTACCAGTATTCTTAAAAGTTGTTATCATAGTTTTAATAGGACACTTCATTTGGCTTACACTATTATACAGTGTGGCTGGAGCAGTATCTGGAAAGAATCCATTCAGCCTATTAAAGCACTATGGACCAGCATACTTAACAGCAGTTGGAACAATGTCATCAGCAGCTACTTTACCAGTAGCATTAAGCTGTGCTAAGAAATCTAAAGTTTTAGATGATGATATCGCAAACTTTGCAATTCCATTAGGATCAACTGTACACCTATGTGGATCAGTTTTAACTGAGATCTTCTTTGTTATGACTGTATCACAAGTACTTTATGGACAATTACCAGCTATGGGAACTATGATATTATTCATCGTTCTTTTAGGAATATTTGCAGTTGGAGCACCTGGAGTACCAGGAGGAACTGTAATGGCTTCATTAGGAATTATCATATCTGTTCTTGGATTTGATGATAGTGGAGTTGCTTTAATGCTTACAATATTCGCTTTACAAGATAGTTTTGGTACTGCTTGTAACGTAGTTGGAGATGGAGCATTAGCACTTATCCTAAACGGAATTTTCAAAAAAGAGTTGGCTCAAAATAAATAA
- a CDS encoding TIGR03905 family TSCPD domain-containing protein — MKYYKTEKICAKEIGVEVDENGIITEIEFCGGCDGNTQGLEHLILGLHKDVVIKKLEGINCGVRGTSCPDQLSRILKAL; from the coding sequence ATGAAATACTATAAGACTGAAAAGATTTGTGCTAAAGAGATAGGAGTGGAGGTTGACGAGAACGGAATCATAACTGAAATAGAGTTCTGTGGTGGTTGTGACGGAAATACTCAAGGGCTTGAGCATCTTATCTTAGGATTACACAAAGATGTAGTTATAAAGAAACTAGAGGGGATCAACTGTGGAGTAAGGGGTACTTCTTGTCCTGATCAACTTAGTAGAATTTTAAAAGCTCTTTAA